One genomic window of Gimesia chilikensis includes the following:
- a CDS encoding circularly permuted type 2 ATP-grasp protein, producing the protein MTTSPLSVNHLFQGYTPPPGVFDEFLLDGGQPRPQAKLFLDALSRIGREEFDHRWEQAQRTVQANDFAYSGHITPGDQPRPWELDAIPFLISSNEWDVIATALKQRARLLNLVLSDLYGQQTLLTQGTLPAEIVFSHPGFLRAYHGQVPRDNCFLHFYAADLARSPNGKWWVLADRTEAASGIGFALENRILTSRMFPEMFNQCHVKRLAPFFIAVQDRLRSLASQGMENPRVVLLSHGPQSPNYFEDAYLARYLGYTLVEGGDLAIRRNQVMLKTLGGLIPVDVIFRRQNSNDCDSLELRSSSGRGISGLTQAARSGQVGIANSLGSGLIESAAFMAYMPRLCKALLGEELKLPGVATWWCGDPQGLNYVLKNLEKLTIQSAFRIRGQDHPAMESWNQLPLKKRAELIQANPKQFVAQEKVIRSSVPVWKGETTPAHLSLRAYAVSSGDSYTVMQGALARTAKALDPLEVSIRKGEGSKDTWILSDQPVEHISLLKEQGRTISLRRSGSELPSRAADNLFWLGRQLERAESLARLLRSLVNRLGGETRSNSDLEVPVLLRCLADEGQIEPGYAIEKMRNQLPAIEHVLPTAVFDETQSASLRSIINELFRLGSIVRDRVSLDTWRIIRRIDKGFQPARFGVTNLSDVLTMMNDLITELSAFSGIIMESMTRTQAFRFLELGRRIERSLQIISLVKNSFIPMPKIQAPVLETVLEVADSLMTYRSRYLSNLQLAAVLDLLLTDESNPRSLVFQFMQLSKQVERLPRNRELPGYSAEQRLAMTLLQSVRMLDIQEVSDTHCLGDYKPLEQLIETWDAQLPKLSEAISHRYLVHAVPSHQLADISPQ; encoded by the coding sequence GTGACAACCTCCCCACTCTCTGTGAACCATCTGTTTCAAGGATACACGCCGCCCCCCGGCGTGTTTGATGAGTTCCTGCTGGATGGTGGGCAGCCCCGCCCGCAAGCCAAACTCTTTCTGGATGCGCTCTCCCGTATCGGCCGCGAAGAATTCGATCACCGCTGGGAACAGGCACAACGCACTGTCCAGGCCAATGATTTCGCCTACAGTGGACATATTACCCCCGGCGATCAGCCCCGCCCCTGGGAGCTCGATGCCATCCCTTTTCTGATCTCATCTAACGAGTGGGATGTGATCGCAACCGCGTTAAAACAACGGGCACGCCTGCTGAACCTGGTGTTGAGCGACCTGTATGGACAACAGACTCTGCTCACACAGGGAACGCTGCCCGCCGAAATCGTCTTCTCGCACCCGGGCTTCCTGCGGGCCTACCATGGTCAGGTCCCCCGCGATAACTGCTTTCTGCATTTTTACGCAGCCGATCTGGCCCGTTCTCCCAATGGAAAATGGTGGGTGCTGGCCGATCGCACCGAAGCGGCATCGGGCATCGGCTTTGCCCTCGAAAATCGTATTCTGACATCGCGGATGTTTCCGGAGATGTTCAACCAGTGCCACGTCAAACGACTGGCCCCCTTCTTCATCGCCGTTCAGGATCGCCTGCGCAGCCTGGCTTCGCAGGGTATGGAAAACCCCCGCGTGGTTCTGCTCAGCCATGGTCCGCAGAGCCCGAACTATTTCGAAGACGCCTACCTGGCACGCTACCTCGGGTACACGCTGGTCGAAGGTGGTGACCTCGCGATTCGCCGTAATCAGGTCATGCTCAAAACACTGGGTGGACTGATCCCTGTTGACGTCATCTTCCGACGACAGAACAGTAATGATTGTGATTCCCTGGAACTGAGATCCTCGTCCGGCAGGGGTATCTCCGGACTCACACAGGCGGCCCGCTCCGGACAGGTCGGCATCGCCAATTCACTGGGGAGTGGTCTGATCGAATCCGCTGCGTTCATGGCTTACATGCCCCGTCTCTGTAAAGCGTTGCTCGGGGAAGAACTCAAACTGCCCGGCGTCGCCACCTGGTGGTGTGGAGATCCACAGGGACTGAATTACGTATTGAAGAACCTGGAGAAGTTGACCATTCAGTCGGCCTTCCGCATTCGGGGTCAGGATCATCCCGCCATGGAAAGCTGGAATCAGCTCCCCCTCAAGAAACGGGCCGAGCTGATTCAGGCCAACCCGAAACAGTTTGTCGCCCAGGAAAAAGTCATCCGCTCCAGCGTCCCGGTCTGGAAAGGGGAAACAACCCCCGCACATCTCTCGCTCAGGGCCTATGCAGTCTCCTCCGGAGATTCTTACACCGTAATGCAGGGAGCCCTGGCCCGGACTGCCAAGGCACTCGATCCGCTGGAAGTCTCCATTCGCAAAGGGGAAGGCAGCAAGGATACCTGGATTCTTTCCGACCAGCCCGTCGAACATATTTCGCTCCTCAAAGAACAGGGCCGCACGATCTCTCTCCGCCGCAGCGGATCAGAATTACCGAGTCGCGCAGCAGACAACCTCTTCTGGCTGGGACGACAGCTGGAACGGGCTGAATCGCTGGCCCGGTTGTTGCGCAGCCTGGTCAATCGGCTCGGCGGTGAAACCCGATCGAACAGCGATCTCGAAGTCCCCGTTCTGCTCCGTTGTCTGGCCGACGAGGGACAGATTGAACCCGGCTATGCCATCGAAAAAATGCGGAACCAGCTGCCCGCCATCGAACATGTGCTGCCCACCGCGGTCTTCGACGAAACCCAGTCGGCTTCGCTGCGCTCGATTATCAATGAACTGTTCCGTCTGGGCTCGATTGTCCGCGACCGGGTCTCGCTCGACACCTGGCGGATCATCCGTCGCATCGACAAAGGCTTTCAGCCGGCCCGCTTTGGCGTCACGAACCTGTCTGACGTACTGACGATGATGAACGACCTGATTACAGAACTCTCTGCATTCAGCGGGATCATCATGGAAAGTATGACGCGGACCCAGGCCTTCCGCTTTCTGGAACTGGGACGCCGGATCGAACGTTCGCTGCAGATTATCAGCCTCGTCAAAAACAGCTTTATCCCGATGCCCAAAATCCAGGCGCCGGTTCTGGAAACGGTACTCGAAGTTGCCGACAGCCTGATGACGTATCGTTCGCGATACCTCTCAAACCTGCAACTGGCGGCTGTTCTGGATCTGCTGCTGACCGATGAAAGCAATCCCCGGTCGCTTGTCTTCCAGTTCATGCAGCTCTCCAAGCAGGTCGAGCGTCTGCCGCGTAATCGGGAACTGCCCGGTTACTCTGCCGAGCAGCGTCTGGCGATGACGCTCCTGCAATCGGTACGCATGCTGGATATCCAGGAAGTTTCGGACACGCACTGTCTGGGCGACTACAAACCACTGGAGCAATTGATCGAAACCTGGGACGCCCAGCTGCCCAAGCTCTCTGAAGCGATCTCACATCGTTATCTGGTTCACGCGGTTCCCTCTCACCAGCTGGCAGATATCAGTCCGCAATGA
- a CDS encoding transglutaminase family protein: MKYKITHITKYAYSEAVPVCQNVVHLAPRALPYQMCDDFQLLIHPDPYSISHRKDYFGNNVSFFSIDQPHTGLSVTATSQVSVMATPVIPPASTPAWETISLALKSDQSPALLDAYQYVFQSPGVKLFPKLIDYAEVSFTKGRPILEAVIDLTARIHKEFRYDPRATNVNTQIDEVYAKKHGVCQDFAHFQIGCLRILGLAARYVSGYLRTIPPPGKPRLVGADASHAWLSVYCGEKAGWIDVDPTNNVPASTDHITVAWGRDYYDVCPIQGTIVGGGEHRMTVSVDVAPEEPVTPAAK; encoded by the coding sequence ATGAAATACAAAATCACCCACATCACGAAATATGCGTACTCCGAGGCGGTGCCGGTCTGTCAGAACGTGGTCCACCTGGCCCCACGCGCATTGCCTTACCAGATGTGCGATGACTTCCAGCTGCTGATCCACCCCGATCCCTATAGCATCAGTCATCGCAAAGATTATTTTGGGAACAATGTCTCATTCTTCTCCATAGACCAGCCTCATACGGGACTCAGCGTGACTGCCACCAGTCAGGTCTCCGTGATGGCAACGCCGGTGATCCCTCCCGCCAGTACGCCGGCCTGGGAAACCATCTCCCTGGCATTGAAAAGCGATCAGAGCCCCGCATTGCTTGACGCATATCAGTATGTGTTTCAGTCGCCGGGAGTGAAGCTGTTTCCCAAACTCATTGATTATGCAGAAGTCTCGTTTACGAAGGGACGTCCGATCCTGGAGGCGGTTATCGATCTCACCGCGCGGATCCACAAGGAATTCCGCTACGATCCCCGCGCCACGAATGTCAACACGCAGATTGATGAAGTCTACGCAAAAAAGCACGGCGTCTGTCAGGATTTTGCCCACTTCCAGATCGGCTGCCTGCGAATTCTGGGGCTGGCCGCCCGTTATGTCAGCGGTTACCTGCGGACCATCCCCCCGCCGGGCAAGCCACGCCTCGTCGGAGCAGATGCCTCCCACGCCTGGCTCTCAGTTTACTGCGGAGAGAAAGCGGGCTGGATCGACGTCGACCCGACGAACAACGTGCCTGCTTCCACCGATCACATCACCGTTGCCTGGGGTCGCGATTACTACGACGTCTGTCCCATTCAGGGCACGATCGTGGGTGGCGGCGAACATCGCATGACCGTCTCTGTCGACGTCGCACCGGAAGAACCAGTCACACCCGCCGCAAAGTAA
- a CDS encoding DUF1552 domain-containing protein, translated as MRNHSARRWTVDYARRRFLRGAGVALALPLLESLQRPALGKESSSATPGRMLLISNNLGVLPQHFFPKESGAKYQLSPYLSELNELTSDFTVFSGLSHPACEGGHSTENCFLTGAKHPTSSGFRNTVSLDQYAAEHLGRKTRFATLNLGVNIDKANRSLSWTRDGVLLPAEDSPARLFQKMFIQGDSAQIKRRLEHLKRRGSILDAVSESTQRLNRELGPEDRSRLDQYFTSIRELEQRLVTAGEWEQSPKPKTVAELPEDILDRGLLFDKLEQMLAMAVLALQSDSTRIVTLMVDAFATPVFQLSEQEKSLTSYHPLSHHGMRAHHLAQLEKADRRQMQLLKRVLEKLQTVQGNTGRLLDSTMVLYGSNMGDANTHDNTNLPILLAGGGFQHGQHLAFNREANAPLCNLYLSMLQRMGVETDRFGSSSSTLTGLKG; from the coding sequence ATGAGGAATCACTCAGCCCGACGATGGACAGTGGATTATGCTCGCAGGCGTTTTTTACGCGGTGCCGGTGTGGCTCTCGCACTTCCGTTGCTGGAGAGTCTGCAGCGCCCTGCGCTGGGGAAGGAGTCTTCCTCTGCGACGCCTGGTCGCATGCTGTTGATTTCGAATAATCTGGGAGTCTTGCCGCAACACTTTTTTCCCAAAGAGAGCGGCGCCAAGTACCAGCTCTCTCCTTATCTGAGTGAGCTCAATGAGTTGACTTCTGATTTTACCGTCTTCAGTGGTTTATCGCATCCGGCCTGCGAAGGAGGACATTCTACTGAGAACTGTTTCCTGACCGGCGCCAAACATCCGACGAGCAGCGGTTTTCGCAATACGGTTTCCCTCGATCAATATGCGGCCGAGCATCTGGGACGCAAGACCCGGTTCGCCACTTTGAACCTGGGAGTAAATATCGACAAGGCGAATCGGAGTCTGTCGTGGACGCGGGACGGCGTATTGTTACCTGCAGAAGACAGTCCCGCCCGTCTGTTTCAGAAGATGTTCATTCAGGGAGACTCGGCGCAGATCAAGCGGCGGCTGGAACATCTGAAACGGCGGGGCAGTATTCTGGATGCGGTTTCCGAGTCGACACAGCGATTGAATCGTGAGCTGGGCCCGGAAGATCGTTCGCGTCTGGATCAGTATTTTACTTCGATCCGCGAACTGGAACAGCGACTGGTGACTGCAGGGGAATGGGAGCAGAGCCCCAAGCCGAAAACTGTGGCGGAATTGCCGGAAGATATTCTGGATCGGGGTTTGCTGTTCGACAAGCTGGAACAGATGCTGGCGATGGCGGTGCTGGCACTGCAGTCCGACTCGACGCGGATCGTCACATTGATGGTCGATGCCTTCGCGACGCCCGTCTTTCAACTCTCGGAGCAGGAAAAGAGTCTGACCAGCTATCATCCGCTGAGCCATCACGGGATGCGGGCTCATCATCTGGCGCAGCTGGAAAAAGCGGACCGCCGCCAGATGCAGTTGTTGAAGCGGGTGCTTGAGAAACTACAGACCGTGCAGGGCAATACGGGACGTCTGCTGGACAGTACGATGGTGCTGTATGGAAGTAACATGGGGGATGCGAATACCCATGATAATACAAATCTCCCGATTCTCCTGGCAGGAGGCGGCTTTCAACATGGCCAGCATCTCGCGTTTAACCGGGAAGCGAACGCACCTTTGTGCAATCTGTATCTGAGTATGCTGCAGCGGATGGGAGTGGAAACCGATCGCTTCGGTTCCAGCAGCAGTACGCTGACGGGCCTGAAAGGTTGA